In the Bacteroidales bacterium genome, one interval contains:
- a CDS encoding exonuclease SbcCD subunit D C-terminal domain-containing protein — protein MKILHTSDWHIGQRLYGNDRHDEHRMFFDWLLQFIRQEQVEALLVCGDIFDMAYPSNQALRSYYQLLREISETSCRQVIITGGNHDSVGTLEAPREVLQVLNVTIIAGAPANQQDEIIELRDKSGNLQAVVGAVPFLRDRDIRIPVAGESHDEKVESVRQGILNHYHQLAELMLPYREQNIPQIVTGHLYMQGSQLSESERDLQLGNQAGVSAAAFPPTFDYYALGHIHRPQTISKSPVVEYCGSPLPLSFSEQHDTKLMRLLTVENGKLSHQKITIPLFREIKTIRGSFAEISRQISDYECASALPAWLEVCIEGQNRDPILLRAADDFVEQINTEKENLHIIRHTITFTDRTLPAYLTGDDQRTLDELRETEVFDQLLDQQGIEDREELKHTFDELLGMVYQSDSGSE, from the coding sequence ATGAAAATCCTCCACACTTCCGACTGGCATATCGGCCAGCGACTTTATGGCAACGACCGCCACGACGAACACCGGATGTTTTTCGACTGGCTGCTGCAATTTATCCGCCAAGAGCAGGTGGAAGCGCTGCTTGTCTGCGGCGACATCTTTGACATGGCCTACCCCAGCAACCAGGCGCTGCGCAGCTATTACCAGTTGCTGCGTGAGATTTCCGAAACCTCTTGCCGGCAAGTGATCATAACTGGCGGCAACCACGACTCGGTGGGTACGCTGGAGGCGCCACGCGAGGTGCTGCAGGTACTCAACGTTACTATTATTGCCGGCGCTCCCGCCAACCAGCAGGACGAAATTATCGAGCTTCGTGATAAATCCGGAAACTTACAGGCTGTTGTGGGTGCGGTGCCTTTTCTGCGCGACAGAGATATCCGCATTCCGGTGGCGGGCGAGTCGCACGATGAAAAAGTTGAATCCGTGCGGCAGGGCATCCTGAATCATTACCACCAGCTCGCTGAACTTATGCTGCCTTATCGTGAGCAGAATATCCCGCAGATTGTCACCGGTCACCTCTATATGCAAGGATCGCAGTTGTCGGAGAGCGAGCGCGACCTGCAACTTGGCAATCAGGCAGGAGTTAGCGCGGCGGCGTTTCCACCGACTTTCGATTATTACGCACTCGGCCACATCCACCGTCCCCAAACCATCAGCAAGTCGCCGGTGGTAGAATATTGCGGATCGCCACTACCTTTGAGTTTCAGCGAACAACACGACACCAAATTGATGCGCCTGCTGACGGTGGAAAACGGGAAGCTGTCGCACCAAAAAATTACGATCCCCCTTTTCAGGGAGATAAAAACCATCAGAGGTTCCTTTGCGGAGATAAGCAGACAGATTTCGGATTATGAATGTGCTTCTGCTCTGCCTGCCTGGCTTGAGGTGTGCATCGAAGGGCAAAATAGAGACCCAATTTTGCTGCGCGCTGCCGACGATTTTGTGGAACAGATTAACACCGAAAAAGAAAACCTGCACATCATCCGGCACACGATTACCTTCACCGACCGCACGCTTCCGGCTTATCTTACCGGCGACGACCAGCGAACCCTCGACGAGCTGCGCGAAACGGAGGTGTTCGATCAACTACTCGACCAACAAGGAATCGAAGATAGAGAGGAGTTGAAACATACTTTTGATGAATTGCTCGGGATGGTTTATCAAAGTGATAGTGGTAGTGAATAA